A single genomic interval of Halobacillus halophilus DSM 2266 harbors:
- the kynB gene encoding arylformamidase, producing MKLIDITMSLHNETPAWPGDEPFHYERTMTMEQTGSVNIGQFKASNHTGTHVDAPFHYDEDGLKIADLPPERFIGDALVVNMEGKTIIQADDLRAFEYTGVTKLLFRTTSWNDRNEFPDHYTVISSDAAEFLHSQGIDLIGIDTPSVDPVESKDLAAHHSLYKHDILILEGLELDHAAPGVYELMAFPLKMEVADGSPVRAILRQK from the coding sequence ATGAAACTCATTGATATAACCATGTCACTGCACAACGAAACACCAGCCTGGCCCGGTGATGAACCTTTCCACTATGAACGCACGATGACAATGGAGCAAACGGGTTCAGTTAACATCGGACAATTTAAAGCGAGCAATCACACAGGCACACATGTGGATGCCCCTTTCCACTACGATGAAGATGGACTTAAAATAGCGGACCTACCACCTGAACGTTTTATCGGTGATGCACTAGTCGTAAATATGGAAGGGAAAACCATCATTCAAGCAGACGATCTTCGTGCTTTTGAATACACAGGTGTAACGAAGCTTCTATTCCGTACAACAAGCTGGAACGATCGGAACGAATTTCCTGATCATTATACCGTTATAAGCAGCGATGCAGCTGAATTTTTACATTCTCAAGGTATCGATCTCATTGGAATAGATACACCATCGGTGGACCCTGTAGAGAGTAAAGACCTTGCGGCTCATCACTCCTTATATAAGCATGACATTTTGATTTTAGAAGGCTTGGAACTCGATCATGCAGCACCAGGTGTTTATGAATTAATGGCTTTTCCTTTAAAAATGGAAGTAGCTGATGGCAGCCCAGTACGAGCAATCTTACGGCAAAAATAA
- a CDS encoding BCCT family transporter: MNNKQTGQIDWPVFGISGGILVLFVVVALIDINLIETIVNESFAWSAKYFGAFWQVLMLATFFVGIGLGFSKYGNIKMGNMDKPEIGLYKWLSIIMATLLAGGGVFWAAAEPMYHFLTVPPYQSGIEAGTQAAINPALAQSFMHWGFLAWAILGTISAVVMMYGHYHKGMPMKPRTLLYPIFGEKIRHSWFGTLIDAFSVIAVAAGTIGPIGFLGLQASYGLQEIFGIPNQFSTQFTIIFAVVIISTISAVTGLYKGIQYLSSFNVRLAIGLMVFIVIFGPGGFIFNHFISGFGTYIDQFIPMSTFRGDAGWLSGWTVFFWGWFIGYGPMMAILVSRISRGRTIRDIIIAVSVFAPVISTFWFTVLGGSGIFFELNNPGSVSDALNAAGNPAAMFAITEQFPLASVISPLFLILTILFVVTTSDSMSYTIAMAVTGEGNPQSWVRIFWAVLMGSVAVILLITGDSGITQLQNFIVVTAVPVSLLLLPMIWLAPKVAKQMAKEQNLLKK, translated from the coding sequence ATGAATAACAAACAAACAGGTCAAATTGATTGGCCGGTCTTCGGAATCAGTGGAGGAATTTTAGTACTCTTTGTGGTCGTAGCACTTATTGATATTAATTTAATAGAAACAATTGTTAACGAAAGCTTTGCCTGGTCAGCGAAATATTTCGGAGCGTTTTGGCAGGTTCTTATGCTTGCAACGTTCTTCGTGGGTATTGGGTTAGGTTTCTCTAAATATGGAAATATCAAAATGGGGAATATGGATAAGCCGGAAATTGGTCTTTACAAGTGGTTGTCCATTATTATGGCAACCCTTCTTGCGGGCGGAGGAGTATTCTGGGCAGCTGCTGAACCTATGTATCACTTCCTCACCGTTCCACCTTATCAATCAGGAATTGAAGCGGGAACGCAGGCAGCTATTAACCCTGCGCTTGCTCAAAGCTTTATGCATTGGGGCTTCTTGGCGTGGGCAATCCTCGGTACAATAAGTGCCGTTGTCATGATGTATGGTCATTATCATAAAGGCATGCCGATGAAACCACGTACTCTCTTGTATCCGATTTTTGGTGAAAAGATCCGCCATAGCTGGTTCGGAACATTAATTGATGCGTTCTCGGTTATTGCTGTGGCCGCAGGTACCATTGGACCAATAGGTTTTCTTGGTCTTCAGGCAAGTTATGGACTACAGGAAATATTCGGTATTCCTAATCAGTTCAGCACTCAGTTCACTATTATTTTTGCTGTGGTAATAATCTCTACCATTTCTGCAGTAACAGGGCTTTATAAAGGGATTCAGTATCTAAGTAGTTTTAATGTTCGATTAGCGATTGGTTTAATGGTGTTTATCGTGATCTTTGGACCTGGAGGATTTATCTTTAATCACTTTATCTCAGGTTTCGGAACTTATATTGATCAGTTTATTCCGATGAGTACCTTCCGCGGGGACGCAGGATGGTTATCCGGATGGACAGTTTTCTTCTGGGGCTGGTTTATTGGGTACGGACCAATGATGGCTATTCTTGTCAGCCGTATATCAAGAGGCCGGACAATTCGTGATATTATTATTGCGGTTTCCGTATTTGCGCCAGTCATTTCAACATTCTGGTTCACCGTATTAGGCGGATCCGGAATATTCTTTGAACTAAACAATCCTGGCTCTGTATCGGACGCTCTTAATGCAGCAGGGAACCCGGCAGCCATGTTCGCCATTACAGAACAGTTCCCGCTTGCCAGCGTAATTTCACCGTTATTTTTAATCTTAACGATTCTATTTGTTGTTACGACGAGTGACTCCATGTCTTACACGATTGCTATGGCCGTAACCGGTGAAGGCAATCCACAAAGCTGGGTTCGTATATTCTGGGCTGTATTAATGGGCTCAGTAGCTGTTATTCTTCTGATTACAGGGGATAGCGGAATCACACAGCTTCAGAACTTTATCGTTGTGACAGCTGTTCCAGTTTCGCTTCTCTTACTGCCAATGATTTGGCTGGCACCTAAAGTGGCTAAGCAAATGGCAAAAGAACAAAATTTATTGAAAAAATAA
- a CDS encoding phytoene desaturase family protein, which produces MPMKYDVCIVGAGFGGLAAAAELTRKGMSVAVLEASNELGGSAGKYERQGYRFQSGATVGMGFEPGGVFDRLYTSLGLDKPSMTLLNPIMDIHMPDRTIHYYSKKAQWYNEIEHHFPEDASRIQAFYDEVFRVGEMVDAMVEKLPVFPPKTLSDWIRLTPMISRNSIQLLPYMNQTVYDRLKKYNLHQNRLFQIFLNGELMDSVQTSVERCPAFLGFTALQTFHKGAFAVHGGLASVAEQLSKYIKESGNEVFLRHPVHVVEKKGAGYHLHSKRSKVFESDYVILNNSVHNLHDTLSEELRNQSYIKPEKEKSREAWGAFIIHAGVHEEVFNNTDVLYHQFIDPNHPDDLHDGGQFLLSLSDPSDDQMAPAGMRSLTISTHTNVSQWWESEDYEAAKKRMNQRLIDTVNHYFPGFEDRLDLVLPGSPVTFQKWLRRDQGKVGGYAPTGKYSWIRSYSIRTGIKGIYQCGDTVFPGAGTLGVTLSGLMAAKELTR; this is translated from the coding sequence ATGCCAATGAAGTATGATGTATGTATAGTAGGGGCAGGTTTTGGAGGACTCGCAGCAGCAGCAGAGTTGACTCGAAAAGGAATGAGTGTAGCTGTACTGGAAGCCTCTAATGAGTTAGGCGGCAGTGCAGGTAAATATGAGCGCCAGGGTTATCGATTTCAGTCAGGAGCAACTGTGGGGATGGGTTTTGAGCCAGGCGGTGTTTTCGACCGTCTGTATACATCTCTTGGTTTGGATAAACCTTCCATGACATTATTGAACCCAATCATGGATATCCATATGCCTGATCGAACTATCCATTATTATAGTAAGAAAGCACAATGGTATAACGAAATTGAACATCATTTTCCTGAAGATGCCTCCAGGATTCAAGCTTTCTATGATGAAGTTTTTCGCGTGGGAGAAATGGTAGATGCTATGGTTGAGAAGCTTCCCGTTTTTCCACCGAAAACCTTGAGTGACTGGATCCGATTAACTCCCATGATCAGTCGCAACTCCATTCAATTACTTCCTTACATGAACCAGACCGTCTATGATCGATTGAAAAAATATAATCTTCACCAAAATCGACTGTTTCAGATCTTTTTAAATGGAGAATTAATGGACAGTGTACAAACAAGTGTAGAAAGGTGTCCAGCTTTTCTAGGATTTACGGCTTTGCAAACGTTTCATAAAGGAGCATTTGCTGTGCATGGAGGATTGGCTTCTGTAGCTGAACAATTATCGAAGTATATTAAAGAGAGTGGAAATGAGGTATTTTTACGCCACCCCGTCCATGTAGTGGAAAAGAAGGGTGCAGGCTATCATTTGCATTCTAAACGAAGCAAGGTGTTTGAATCAGATTATGTCATTTTAAATAATTCTGTTCATAATTTACATGATACATTGTCAGAAGAATTAAGAAACCAATCCTATATTAAGCCGGAAAAAGAAAAGTCAAGAGAAGCTTGGGGAGCATTCATTATTCACGCGGGCGTTCACGAAGAGGTTTTTAATAATACCGATGTACTTTACCACCAATTTATCGATCCGAATCATCCTGATGATTTGCATGATGGAGGGCAGTTCTTACTATCCCTTTCAGATCCCTCTGATGATCAAATGGCGCCTGCAGGCATGCGCTCATTGACGATCTCTACCCATACAAACGTATCTCAGTGGTGGGAGAGTGAAGATTATGAGGCGGCAAAAAAGCGGATGAATCAACGATTGATAGATACAGTAAATCATTATTTTCCTGGATTTGAAGATCGTCTGGATCTTGTTTTACCCGGTTCACCGGTTACTTTTCAGAAGTGGCTGCGCAGAGATCAAGGGAAAGTAGGGGGATATGCACCTACCGGTAAGTACAGTTGGATCCGAAGCTATTCCATTCGTACAGGGATTAAAGGTATTTACCAATGTGGAGATACCGTTTTCCCAGGTGCTGGGACCCTTGGAGTAACCCTTTCCGGGTTAATGGCAGCCAAGGAACTTACAAGATGA
- a CDS encoding aminopeptidase, producing the protein MRMPSQDKLEKYAELALRTGVNLQEQQKLMINSTIEGAEFTRVVAKKAFEMGAEDVHINWSDDELTRMKYEYASQETLSEVPEWQQQKFTYFAEQGAAILSIRSTDPDLLKGIDAGKVAAANKARSEAMSTFRNYTMNDRLQWSIVSIPIPAWAQKIFPGESEETAQDKLWEQIFSIVRVDQKDPIAAWEEHNETLIKARGYLNKKQYSKLVYKAPGTDLEVALPKGHIWKGGPATTEKENIQFNPNMPTEEVFTAPHKYGVDGKVTCTKPLNYGGNVIDGFTLTFKEGKVTDFSAEEGEETLKHLLDTDEGSRRLGELALVPHESPISQSGLIFYNTLYDENASCHLALGKAYPNNMTGGSDMSEEELDQNGINHSLSHVDFMMGSDKLDIDGIMEDGTKEAVMRQGSWAISFE; encoded by the coding sequence ATGAGAATGCCAAGTCAAGATAAACTGGAAAAATATGCAGAACTGGCTTTAAGAACAGGAGTCAATTTACAAGAACAACAAAAATTGATGATCAACTCTACCATTGAAGGTGCTGAATTTACTCGTGTCGTCGCAAAGAAGGCTTTCGAGATGGGGGCCGAGGATGTACATATTAATTGGAGTGACGATGAACTCACGCGGATGAAATATGAGTATGCGTCACAAGAGACATTATCTGAAGTTCCAGAATGGCAGCAGCAAAAGTTCACTTATTTTGCTGAACAAGGGGCTGCAATCCTTTCCATCCGTTCTACTGACCCTGATCTACTAAAAGGTATCGATGCAGGCAAGGTGGCAGCAGCTAATAAGGCAAGGTCAGAAGCAATGTCGACGTTCAGAAATTACACGATGAATGACCGCCTCCAGTGGTCAATTGTAAGCATCCCAATTCCGGCTTGGGCCCAAAAGATTTTCCCGGGAGAAAGCGAAGAAACGGCTCAGGATAAACTGTGGGAGCAGATCTTCAGTATTGTCCGCGTCGACCAGAAAGATCCGATAGCTGCGTGGGAAGAACACAATGAAACCTTGATTAAAGCCCGAGGATATCTGAATAAAAAACAATACAGCAAGCTGGTTTATAAGGCACCTGGCACCGATTTAGAGGTAGCTCTTCCAAAAGGACATATTTGGAAAGGCGGTCCTGCAACGACAGAGAAGGAAAATATTCAGTTCAATCCAAATATGCCGACAGAGGAAGTGTTCACCGCTCCTCATAAGTACGGAGTAGATGGTAAAGTAACATGTACGAAGCCTTTGAACTACGGAGGGAACGTAATCGATGGTTTTACTCTTACTTTTAAAGAGGGGAAAGTAACTGACTTTTCTGCTGAAGAAGGAGAAGAGACATTAAAGCATTTGCTTGATACAGATGAAGGTTCTCGTCGTCTGGGAGAATTGGCACTTGTACCGCATGAGTCACCCATTTCTCAGTCTGGATTAATATTCTACAATACTTTGTATGATGAAAATGCTTCCTGCCACTTAGCACTTGGAAAAGCCTATCCTAACAATATGACAGGCGGCTCTGATATGAGTGAAGAGGAACTTGATCAAAACGGTATTAACCACAGTTTGTCCCATGTCGATTTTATGATGGGGTCCGACAAACTGGATATTGATGGAATTATGGAAGACGGAACTAAAGAAGCTGTCATGCGCCAAGGCAGCTGGGCAATTTCATTCGAATAA
- a CDS encoding ABC-F family ATP-binding cassette domain-containing protein, producing the protein MSILSIDHMSKSFGDKDLFEDISFTITNQQRIGLIGVNGTGKSTLLKILAKLETADSGQIDHAKDFTVEYLPQEPDLVEDKTVLEQIYYGDSEIMRVMRKYEQVMIELSQNPEDPDVQQRMLDLQQKMEEKNAWEANTVAKTVLSKLGIESYQKQVKDLSGGQKKRVAIAKALIQPADLLLLDEPTNHLDNETIEWLEEYLASYKGALIVITHDRYFLNRVTNLIYELDKGSLYIYEGNYETFLEKKAEREEWERQAEQKHRNTLKRELAWLKSGVKARTTKQKARKQRVEAMKDETFDTHKEQVDMAIGSTRLGNQVIELDDVSLAFGSHQIVENFNYLVVPGERLGIIGVNGSGKTTLLNIMAEKIKPDAGEVKIGSTVKIGYYTQDHEELDESLKVIEYIKEVAEVITTADGDEVSAEQMLERFLFPRPQQWTYIKRLSGGERRRLYLLRVLMSEPNVLFLDEPTNDLDTETLSVLEDYLDQFPGVVITVSHDRYFLDRTIDKIVAFEGEKIRRFYGNYSEYLEQRREEAKEEDSKRKNSSAQEATRRSNRKRKLTYREKQEWETIEDEIATLETQLEETEEEISAAASDFDKVQGLYKKQEELENELEAKMERWEELSLIVEEIESDG; encoded by the coding sequence ATGAGTATTTTATCAATTGATCATATGAGCAAAAGTTTCGGAGATAAGGATTTATTTGAGGATATATCGTTTACCATAACCAATCAGCAGCGAATTGGCCTTATTGGTGTAAATGGTACAGGCAAGTCGACTTTGCTGAAAATTTTAGCCAAACTGGAAACAGCGGACAGTGGGCAAATCGATCATGCTAAAGACTTTACGGTTGAATATTTACCTCAAGAGCCCGACCTGGTAGAGGATAAAACTGTGCTGGAACAGATCTATTACGGTGATTCAGAGATAATGAGAGTGATGAGAAAGTATGAACAGGTGATGATTGAACTGTCTCAAAATCCGGAAGACCCGGATGTGCAGCAGCGAATGTTGGACCTGCAGCAAAAGATGGAGGAGAAAAATGCCTGGGAAGCCAATACTGTGGCTAAGACGGTGCTCTCAAAGCTTGGAATTGAGTCGTATCAAAAACAGGTGAAAGATTTGTCCGGCGGCCAGAAAAAGCGAGTAGCTATAGCGAAAGCACTAATTCAGCCTGCCGATTTGCTGCTTCTGGATGAACCTACCAACCATTTAGACAATGAAACCATTGAATGGCTGGAGGAATACTTGGCCTCTTATAAAGGCGCGTTGATAGTCATTACTCACGATAGATATTTCTTAAATCGAGTAACCAACTTAATTTATGAACTGGATAAAGGGAGTTTATATATTTATGAAGGAAACTACGAAACTTTCTTAGAGAAAAAAGCAGAACGTGAAGAGTGGGAACGCCAGGCTGAACAAAAGCACCGTAATACACTAAAAAGAGAGTTAGCCTGGCTGAAAAGTGGTGTGAAAGCCCGTACGACCAAACAGAAGGCTAGGAAACAGCGCGTGGAAGCAATGAAGGATGAGACGTTTGATACGCATAAAGAGCAGGTGGACATGGCCATCGGTTCGACAAGACTAGGAAATCAAGTTATTGAATTAGATGATGTATCCCTGGCCTTTGGGTCCCACCAAATTGTTGAGAACTTTAATTATCTCGTCGTACCAGGTGAACGTTTAGGAATTATAGGAGTGAATGGTTCTGGAAAAACAACACTTTTAAATATTATGGCAGAAAAAATTAAGCCGGATGCTGGCGAGGTAAAGATTGGTTCGACTGTTAAGATTGGTTATTATACTCAAGACCACGAGGAACTGGACGAATCCCTTAAAGTTATCGAATATATTAAAGAAGTGGCTGAGGTCATTACTACGGCTGATGGTGACGAAGTATCTGCGGAGCAGATGCTCGAACGCTTTTTATTCCCGAGACCTCAGCAATGGACGTATATTAAACGCCTATCAGGTGGAGAGCGCCGCAGGCTTTATCTGCTTCGCGTACTCATGAGTGAACCAAATGTGTTGTTTTTAGATGAGCCTACTAACGACTTAGATACAGAAACGCTTAGTGTACTGGAAGATTATCTGGACCAATTTCCAGGGGTCGTTATTACGGTTTCTCACGACCGCTACTTCCTCGACCGGACGATTGACAAGATCGTTGCATTTGAAGGGGAAAAAATCCGGCGTTTTTATGGAAACTACTCAGAGTATTTAGAGCAGCGCCGAGAAGAAGCGAAGGAAGAGGATAGTAAAAGAAAAAACTCTTCTGCCCAGGAAGCAACCAGAAGATCCAACAGAAAACGTAAACTTACCTATCGTGAAAAACAAGAATGGGAAACCATTGAAGATGAAATTGCCACTTTAGAAACTCAACTTGAGGAAACGGAAGAAGAAATTTCAGCTGCGGCGAGTGACTTCGATAAGGTACAAGGGCTGTATAAAAAGCAAGAAGAACTAGAAAACGAATTAGAAGCGAAGATGGAACGTTGGGAAGAACTTTCATTAATTGTGGAAGAAATCGAAAGTGATGGATAA
- a CDS encoding alanine/glycine:cation symporter family protein: MWGYILVATLLGCGLWFSIKLNFVQFRYIPEMIKVLFDKRSISTDGKKGTSPFQAFAISTASRVGTGNLAGVAAAITVGGPGAVFWMWLVAILGGASAFIESTLAQIYKVPDKDQYRGGPAYYMEKGLKNRKLGILFAVTITFTYGLVFSSVQSNTIRLAFENSFNIQKWVMGGILTLIVALIIFGGLKRIAQVTQYIIPIMAIFYIILAAYVLFINFGQVPTMIGQIFQGAFGFREVAGGTFGGMILIGIKRGLFSNEAGMGSAPNAAATSEVTHPVKQGLIQTLGVFTDTLLICSATAVIILFAGDYVGTDLDGIQLTQSAFESELGTWASIFIAVAIFLFAFSSIIGNYYYGETNIEFIKSSSSNIFIYRIAVLFMVMFGAVAEFALVWSLADLTMGIMALINLYAIFRLSSVAYDALKDYRKQRVAGNDPVFYQDHLPDVEGMEYWRRDQPIEAEETERQAQQR, from the coding sequence ATGTGGGGTTACATACTTGTGGCTACCCTGCTAGGTTGTGGGTTATGGTTTTCGATTAAACTTAATTTTGTGCAGTTCCGCTACATTCCTGAAATGATTAAGGTTCTGTTCGACAAGCGTTCAATTTCGACAGATGGGAAAAAAGGTACATCCCCATTCCAGGCATTTGCTATTAGTACGGCTTCCAGGGTGGGAACAGGTAACTTAGCTGGTGTAGCTGCTGCAATCACAGTTGGTGGACCAGGCGCTGTGTTTTGGATGTGGCTTGTTGCGATACTCGGCGGAGCGTCGGCTTTTATTGAGAGTACATTGGCGCAAATTTATAAGGTTCCTGATAAAGATCAATATCGGGGCGGTCCGGCTTATTATATGGAAAAAGGGCTCAAGAACCGTAAGCTGGGTATTCTATTTGCTGTTACGATTACATTTACTTATGGTCTGGTATTTAGTTCCGTTCAGTCGAATACGATTCGCCTTGCTTTTGAAAACTCATTTAATATTCAAAAATGGGTGATGGGCGGAATTTTAACTTTGATTGTGGCCTTAATTATTTTCGGAGGCTTAAAACGCATTGCACAGGTTACTCAGTACATTATTCCGATTATGGCAATCTTCTATATTATTCTGGCTGCTTATGTGCTTTTCATTAATTTTGGTCAAGTTCCAACTATGATCGGTCAAATCTTTCAAGGAGCCTTTGGGTTTAGAGAGGTGGCCGGCGGTACCTTCGGCGGTATGATTTTAATAGGTATTAAGCGGGGGCTGTTTTCCAACGAAGCTGGGATGGGGAGCGCTCCTAACGCTGCTGCTACATCAGAAGTGACACACCCAGTTAAACAGGGATTAATTCAAACCCTTGGCGTATTTACAGATACTTTACTTATCTGTAGCGCTACTGCTGTAATTATTCTCTTTGCAGGTGATTATGTAGGTACTGACCTTGATGGCATTCAACTCACTCAGTCGGCCTTTGAATCCGAGTTAGGGACATGGGCTTCGATCTTTATTGCGGTCGCTATATTCTTATTTGCTTTCAGTTCTATCATTGGAAATTATTATTATGGTGAAACAAATATTGAGTTCATTAAATCCAGTTCATCCAATATTTTCATCTATCGTATCGCTGTACTGTTTATGGTAATGTTTGGCGCGGTTGCAGAATTTGCTCTTGTCTGGTCGCTTGCAGATTTAACAATGGGGATTATGGCTTTAATTAACCTTTACGCCATTTTCCGATTATCCTCCGTGGCATACGATGCACTAAAGGATTACAGGAAGCAGCGTGTGGCAGGAAACGATCCGGTCTTCTATCAGGATCACCTTCCAGATGTTGAAGGAATGGAGTATTGGAGACGGGACCAGCCGATTGAAGCAGAGGAAACGGAAAGACAAGCTCAACAAAGGTAA
- a CDS encoding Fe(3+) ABC transporter substrate-binding protein, translating to MKNKWFLVSIMLIVSIFALAACGSGNDEGSSNENEDTEESSSDEGSSEENASQESGGEVNLYTGRHYETDQELYDTFTEQTGIKVNVIKGDDDELIARLDREGKASEADLLMTADAGRLYRAKSQDLLQEVNSDVLNENIPEKLRDQEGQWFGLTKRARVIAYHKERVNEEDIQTYMDLTKEQFQDKVLIRSSSNIYNQSLLASMIALEGEEKAKEWAQGIVDNMAREPKGGDRDQAKAVAAGEGDVAVMNTYYLGKLLNSEDPEEVKVGEQLGVIFPNQDSTGTHVNISGIGMTASSKNKENAQKFMEFLTTEEAQKQFAEANYEYPVNPDVEPSELLKSWGEFKEQDINLSKLGENNDKAVKIMNEVGWK from the coding sequence ATGAAAAACAAATGGTTTTTAGTAAGCATTATGCTGATTGTATCCATCTTTGCTTTAGCTGCATGCGGCAGCGGTAACGATGAAGGCTCTTCCAATGAAAATGAAGATACTGAAGAAAGCTCTTCTGATGAAGGTTCCTCTGAAGAGAACGCTTCTCAAGAATCAGGCGGCGAAGTAAATCTATACACGGGCCGGCACTACGAAACTGATCAGGAGCTATATGATACATTCACAGAACAAACTGGTATTAAAGTTAATGTAATTAAAGGCGACGATGATGAACTGATTGCACGTCTTGATCGTGAAGGAAAGGCTTCTGAAGCTGATTTGTTAATGACTGCTGATGCAGGACGTTTATATAGAGCAAAATCTCAGGATCTCCTGCAAGAGGTCAACAGTGATGTTCTAAATGAGAATATTCCTGAGAAACTTCGTGATCAAGAAGGTCAATGGTTCGGACTTACAAAAAGAGCAAGAGTTATTGCTTACCATAAAGAGCGTGTAAATGAGGAAGATATTCAAACTTACATGGATCTTACAAAAGAGCAATTCCAGGATAAAGTGCTTATTCGCTCTTCTTCTAACATTTATAATCAGTCTCTTCTTGCTTCTATGATTGCTTTAGAAGGAGAAGAGAAAGCAAAAGAATGGGCACAGGGAATCGTTGATAACATGGCACGCGAACCAAAAGGCGGTGACCGTGACCAAGCTAAAGCTGTTGCAGCAGGCGAAGGTGACGTAGCCGTTATGAACACGTATTACCTTGGAAAACTTCTGAACTCTGAGGATCCAGAAGAAGTGAAAGTTGGAGAACAACTTGGCGTTATCTTCCCTAACCAGGATTCAACAGGTACTCACGTGAATATCAGTGGAATCGGGATGACAGCCAGCAGTAAAAATAAAGAAAATGCGCAGAAATTCATGGAATTTCTGACGACAGAAGAAGCGCAGAAACAATTCGCAGAAGCTAACTATGAATACCCTGTGAACCCAGATGTAGAGCCATCTGAGCTTCTTAAGAGCTGGGGAGAATTTAAAGAGCAGGACATTAATCTTTCTAAGCTGGGAGAAAACAACGATAAAGCAGTTAAAATTATGAACGAAGTGGGCTGGAAGTAA
- a CDS encoding ABC transporter permease — protein MNIWSLFSLIIVILILLPNLTILINFFTQEADNWAHIQEFILPDLLKNTSLLIIFTGALTILIGTSLAWLVSAYDFPMKKFFKWGLILPLAIPPYIAGYTYNGILNYTGVIQSTLRNQLGWKVNQSYFDILTLPGAVFIFTLFLFPYVYTITRGFLMNQSASLVENARLLGRNPWEIFFRVVLPISRSAIVGGVSLVLLEVLNDYGVVQYFGIPTFSTAIFQTWFGMNDLNSAIKLSATLMFIVFGILILEKVLRGRKKYSYSQAKVRPLTPIKLKGAKAWSAFSYSLIIFLLGFLIPFIQLVDWMFLTFDKIASPQFMKLIWNSLLVSFTGATAIIIFAVIIANFSRMHQSILSKSAARVTILGYSIPGAVIAVGISTVFIQIDNLLFSFYEFIGMEPTLFLSTSLFMLVSAYVIRFLAIGYNSMESGFDKIGNKFTEASRMLGMNLTKTFFKVDLRMVKGPLISGFILAFIEILKELPLTLILRPFNFDTLSTKAFQYASDEQIHEASLASIIIVLISGIAIYIFHQVLEKEPN, from the coding sequence ATGAACATATGGTCTCTGTTTAGCTTGATCATTGTCATACTCATCTTGCTTCCAAACCTAACTATTCTAATTAATTTTTTTACTCAAGAAGCTGATAACTGGGCTCACATTCAGGAGTTTATTCTTCCAGATCTGCTTAAAAATACAAGTTTGCTAATCATATTTACAGGAGCTCTCACGATTTTAATTGGAACGAGCTTAGCCTGGCTTGTCTCCGCTTATGATTTTCCCATGAAAAAATTCTTTAAATGGGGTCTTATTCTGCCTTTAGCTATCCCGCCCTATATCGCGGGATACACGTACAATGGCATTCTGAATTATACGGGGGTCATCCAGTCAACTCTTCGAAATCAATTAGGATGGAAAGTCAACCAATCCTACTTTGATATATTAACTCTTCCCGGAGCCGTTTTTATCTTTACCCTCTTTCTGTTTCCTTATGTTTACACGATCACAAGAGGGTTTTTAATGAATCAATCTGCTTCTCTAGTTGAGAACGCCCGGCTGCTCGGGAGGAATCCCTGGGAAATCTTTTTCCGTGTGGTGCTACCGATTTCACGAAGTGCAATTGTCGGAGGCGTAAGTCTTGTCCTTTTGGAAGTACTGAATGATTACGGTGTTGTGCAATACTTTGGAATTCCTACTTTCAGTACGGCGATTTTCCAGACGTGGTTTGGAATGAATGACTTGAACTCAGCTATTAAACTATCTGCTACACTCATGTTTATTGTGTTTGGTATTCTCATTCTGGAAAAAGTTCTGAGAGGCCGTAAGAAGTACAGTTATTCTCAAGCTAAAGTGAGGCCGCTGACTCCAATAAAGCTTAAAGGAGCTAAAGCTTGGTCCGCTTTCAGTTACAGTCTGATCATATTTTTACTCGGGTTTTTGATTCCGTTTATTCAGTTAGTCGATTGGATGTTCTTAACATTTGATAAAATTGCCTCTCCACAGTTTATGAAGCTTATTTGGAACTCGCTGCTCGTTTCCTTTACAGGGGCAACTGCCATTATCATATTTGCTGTGATCATTGCGAACTTTTCACGAATGCACCAGAGTATCCTTTCTAAGTCAGCCGCACGGGTTACCATACTAGGATACTCAATACCAGGTGCAGTCATCGCTGTTGGAATAAGCACCGTTTTCATCCAGATTGATAACTTGTTATTTAGTTTCTACGAATTTATTGGTATGGAACCTACCTTATTCTTAAGTACCAGCTTGTTCATGCTGGTTTCAGCATATGTGATTCGCTTTCTGGCCATTGGATATAACTCGATGGAGTCTGGCTTTGATAAAATCGGCAACAAATTTACGGAAGCTTCCCGTATGCTCGGAATGAATTTAACCAAAACCTTCTTTAAAGTAGACCTTCGTATGGTTAAAGGTCCACTAATCAGCGGATTTATTCTTGCTTTTATTGAAATATTAAAAGAACTTCCTTTAACTCTGATTTTAAGACCATTTAACTTTGATACCTTATCTACTAAAGCCTTTCAATATGCAAGCGATGAACAAATCCATGAAGCTTCGCTCGCCTCTATTATAATCGTTCTTATTAGCGGGATTGCCATCTATATTTTCCACCAAGTATTAGAAAAGGAGCCAAACTGA